From the Halodesulfovibrio sp. MK-HDV genome, the window ACTCCGTTAAGACCCGTAAGGCTCTCGGTGAGTTGGACTGGATGGTGAACGTTAACCTGTTTACCTGTGAAACAAGTGACTTCTGGAAAGGCCCGGGCATGGATCCTAAGACCATCAAAACCGAGACTTTCTACCTCCCGTGTGCATCCGCAATCGAAAAAGAAGGTTCTGTTTCCAACTCCGGTCGCTGGATGCAGTGGCGTTACAAAGCTCAGGAACCGCAGGACGGCGTATTGACCGACGGTCACTACTTCCACGAACTGTGGGAAGAGCTTGCACACCTCTACGAAGAAGAGGGCGGAGCATATCCGGAACCAATTACCCATCTTACTTTCAACAGAATGTGTGAAGCGGATGAAGCTGGTCATTACCACTTCAGCGCCCAGCAGACAGCACGTTTGTGTAACGGCTGGTTCACCCGTGATGTAGAAGTAAAAGGGAAGAAGTTTAAAAAGGGACAGCAGGTTCCTAGCTTCGCATATCTTCAGGACGACGGCTCTACCACTTCCGGTAACTGGCTCTACTGTAACTCCTACACTGATGAAGGAAACAAAGCAGAGCGTCACGACAGCACACAGACAGCAGAACAGGCAAAAATTGGTCTGTATCCTAACTGGACTTGGTGTTGGCCGGTTAACCGCCGTATCATTTACAACAGAGCTTCCTGTGATCCAAAGGGTAACCCTTGGAACCCGGAAAAAGCTGTCATTAAATGGAACGGCGAAAAATGGATTGGTGACGTGCCGGATGGTGGCTGGAAACCAGGAACAAAGCATCCATTCATCATGCTCAAGCATGGTATGGGACAGCTCTTTGGTCCCGGTCGTGCCGATGGTCCTCTTCCAGAGTACTATGAGCCGCTTGAATGTCCTATCGACACCCATGTATTCTCCAAGCAGTTGAATAACCCGACTGCTGTTCATTTCGAAAAAGAGAAAAAAGCTGTTGCAGACGAGAACTTCCCGTTTGTTGCATCTACCTACCGCGTGACTGAACACTGGCAGACTGGTTCCATGACCCGCTGGATGAGCTGGCTTGTGGAAGCAGAACCGCAGATGTTTGTAGAGATCAGCCCTCAGCTTGCAAAACTTCGTGGTTTTGAAAACGGCGAGAAAATCGTTGTTGAAAGCCTTCGTGGTTCCCTGTGGGCAATCGCGATGGTTACTGATCGTATTCAGCCGTACAAAATTGCCGGTAAAGACGTGCACATGGTTGGCATGCCTTGGCATTACGGTTGGGTAACACCGAAAGACGGTGGCGATTCTGCAAACTTGGTTACCCCTAACGTAGGTGACCCGAACACCGGTATTCCAGAGTACAAAGCCTTTATGGTTAACGTACGCAAATGGAAGGAGGGTGATGCATAATGACTAAAGGTAAAGCTTTTTTTGTAGACCTTACCCTGTGTACTGCATGTCGTGGTTGTCAGGTTGCTTGTAAGCAGTGGAAAGACCTGCCGGCAGAACAAACCCGTAACGTGGGCTCTCACCAGAACCCGCAGGATTTGTCTGCAAAAACTATCCGTCTTGTCCGCTTCAATGAAGTGAAAGAAGACGGCAAGCTCAAGTGGCTTTTCTTTCCAGAACAGTGTCGTCATTGCATTGAACCGCCATGTAAAGATATTGGCAACATGTATGCAAAAGGTGCTGTAAAGCAGGATCCTGTTACCGGCGCTGTCATTATGACAAACAAAACCGCTGGTATTAATCGTCTTGAAAGCTGGGAGCTCTGCCCGTACAACGTTCCGCGTCGTGATGAAGAGAGCGGCATCTGGAACAAGTGCGATATGTGCATTAACCGCGTGACGAAAGGTATGCTTCCTGCCTGTGTGAAAAGCTGTCCGACTGGCACCATGAATTTTGGTGACCATGACGAAATGCTCGCAATGGCAAAAGCGCGTCTTGCTGAAGTTCAAAAAACTAATCCGGACGCATATCTTGCAGATCCTGAACACGTTCGCGTGATCTACCTCTGTGAATCAGCACCGGAAAACTACCATGACAAGCTTGTTGCATCAGCAGCACAGCACGAAAACATGGTAGCAGCAGCGCCAAAAGCGAAAACCGTAACCCGCCGTGGTATGTTTAAAAGCGTACTCGGTGAAAACAAAAACGCATAATACAAGGGAGATAGCATGAAAAAGTTATGTATCATTTGTCTGCTTTGTATCTGTGCAATCGCTACCGTTGCCTTTGCAGAAGAAGCAGTAACATCTGGGCCGGACGATATAGTCATCAACCGTGTTGAAGGTAATAGCGATCGCGATTTGTCCGTTACATTCAACCATTCCAGCCACGAAGGGTACTCATGTAATACATGTCACCACAAATGGAAGGATCCAGAAGCAAAGCCTAAGTTTAGTGCTCCAGTAAAAGATACCGTGCCGCCAAAAGGTTGCGTGTCTTGTCATAGCATTACAACAATGGATGAGAGCAACAAATGGCGCTCCTATTTCCGCGCTATGCACAAAAAAGGTGTTCGTCCTTCCTGTCTTTCCTGTCATATCGAAGAGTTCGGTAACGACAAGGAAATGACCGGCTGTTACGAGTCTGCATGTCATCCGGATGGCATTTACTAAGCCATAATTAAAAAAACAGCACACGGTACTCCTTCACATTCTCAACCGTTGCTGGATGAAAAAATGAAATCCCCCGTAGATAGTAATCTACGGGGGATTTTTTTTATTTTGTTTTGTTTATGTCTGCGACGCNTTTTTTGTCTCCGACGGCTGGGGGAAACCCTTTTGGAAAAGGGTTCTCCCCCAGACCCCTTTCCTAAAACTTTTATTATGCGAAGGAAGCCCGTTAATAAATTTTTCACGCGGCTTCATTTCACTGACTAGAGGTACAAAAAGGCTGTCCCTCAGATGAAGGACAGCCTTTTTTCATTTCTAGAAAGGTAGTGAGGCTAAGCCGCGAGGTTACGGAAACAATAAGCTGGCTTCGCATAATAAAAGTTTCTGGAGATTCTTAAGAACCTCTTGCAAGTTTTAG encodes:
- a CDS encoding 4Fe-4S dicluster domain-containing protein, coding for MTKGKAFFVDLTLCTACRGCQVACKQWKDLPAEQTRNVGSHQNPQDLSAKTIRLVRFNEVKEDGKLKWLFFPEQCRHCIEPPCKDIGNMYAKGAVKQDPVTGAVIMTNKTAGINRLESWELCPYNVPRRDEESGIWNKCDMCINRVTKGMLPACVKSCPTGTMNFGDHDEMLAMAKARLAEVQKTNPDAYLADPEHVRVIYLCESAPENYHDKLVASAAQHENMVAAAPKAKTVTRRGMFKSVLGENKNA
- a CDS encoding cytochrome c3 family protein; this encodes MKKLCIICLLCICAIATVAFAEEAVTSGPDDIVINRVEGNSDRDLSVTFNHSSHEGYSCNTCHHKWKDPEAKPKFSAPVKDTVPPKGCVSCHSITTMDESNKWRSYFRAMHKKGVRPSCLSCHIEEFGNDKEMTGCYESACHPDGIY